A region of the Lathamus discolor isolate bLatDis1 chromosome 12, bLatDis1.hap1, whole genome shotgun sequence genome:
GAAAAGTTTAATTTACAGCAGGAGAGAAGGTTTCACCAGGTAACAAACATGAGTTAAGTATTTCCCCTAGAATGCACCGGTATTTCCATCTGTGATGTATTAAATAAGCTATGTAAGTTTACTGTAAAACTAACTTTACATTATAAAATAGCTGCTTGGACCAATTCTAActgtaaattattttccatGATATTCCATTTCTGAACTGGAGCAACCAATGCATCTCCACTGGTAAATGCCACTTTCCATTGCAGCAGCAGGCCTTGCAAGGAGACCTCCAAGGGTGCAGCTCTGCAAAACTGGCCCAGCAGCACAGGTGAGTAGCGGATGCTCCATCAACAAGTTAAGACAGAACTTCATCTCTTTATCATCAGAGCTGCTCTAGCATCACTTCTTCTAAAAGATGAGGTTTTTCTCCTTGGAAAAGACAGTAAATTGTAGATATAACGTGGCACAATTATTTTGCAAAGTTAAAAATACCCCCTCATTAACTCACACACTATCAGTTGCTTTTCACTGCAATTTAAATAGCGAGTCCAAGACCTGACTGGTGGTTGGCCGCAGTCAGGAGCAAAAGCCAGGTGGACAAAAGCACGCTGCATCAGTTAAACCGGATGAAGAGCTTTGAAAAGCTGGTGAGAGCAGTGCCAcaaaagtgcaaaaatagtaaaaataattaaaattgaaTATAAAAACTGTTCTAGAAACAAAAACGTGCGATTAAAACCCCAGCCTTTAACGTCAGACTGTTTCTAAACCTGAATGGCTCGGCTGCGGTGCACTCAGTGCTCTCTTACGGTCCGGATCATAACACCGAGCACACTCGCTGGTTCTTTTGCCTCTTGCCTTTTTTCAGGGCGTTCAGTGCAATGATGGTGgcttctttaaaaacattttcgaTGTTTTCCCGACACTTTGCTGAGCACTCCAGGTAAATTTCCGCGTGAATCTGCTGACAGGCGGCTTCCCCCTGCAGAGCACAAAAGGTAAGAGAAGATGTAAAGCCCACGTATGAGAGAAGGAATATGAGATGGGAAAGAAAGGGAGTTATTTTGTATATCATACCATGAGCTTGGGAAGAAAGCAGCTGCCTCTAAGTATAATATTAGAGTGTAAGTGGCATTGGTAATAAACCGAGGCACTGTTAAATGAACCGTTTTTCCCCCACCCCGTGTTGATCCAGAGCCTGGTCTAACAGTTCAGTGTGTTAGAGACTAAGATACAGACTGCTGATAGTGTAAAAACATTCTCAGTGTTaaatctgtttaaaagaaatgctgagGTAGATACTCGTGAGGATAAGATGTCTGCACAGCAATGTTTCTTCAGGCCTGACCTTAGCTGTTACATGATGTCACCTTTAGTAACGAGTGTCACATGCAAGAGCTGAATCTAGACCAGTGTCTTGCCGCCTTTGCTGGTGCACATGCAAGAACCCCAGCTTTGGCTTTGGAGCATCACAAGGGCTCAGCCAAAATCCTCATATACGTAAATGGGTGTCTTTATAGCATTTCTCAATCTCACCCCAGCGCATGCAATGGGAACAGGCCAGAATCTGAAACACTTGCATGCAATCCTGGAGTGTGAAATCACCACAGACGTAAGACAATGACTTCTTACTTTGCTTGTGATCCTTTTGTCATTGTAGTTGGCCCCCACTTTTGAATGCTTATGAGCCTTAGAGTGGGAATTTCAGGTCTGCAACCCACAGCTCCCAAACTCTGTATTTATTCATTATAAGCCCTGGGAGTGGGGTCACTTGAGCACTCAGGGTTCCATAGGGGAGGTTTTCTTCATCATATTTAAGTGAAGTTTGTCTCCTTCCGGTGGTTTGcaagctgcagtgctggcagaTACTGTTCAGCTCCTCTGGGCCTGGCACTGGAAGCATCACTTTGCACAACTCAAGATGCCACCAGCTGTAAAAGACTGAGGTAGCGTATATTTAAGGGGAGAAAAACCAAGTGGGAGGGTTCACATAGGAGATAAAGTTTGTACATTGCGTGGGCCCTGGGATTTAATCCCATGAGGCCCCAGCAGACTCGCCAAAAGTGTCTGTTGCTTGTCCTCAACCTCACGTGTGAGGGTGATGTGAGCTAATAACacagatgagggagcagctgttCACAAAGCAACAAGATGGGCATCTCATCTTGAGTGCAAGGAAAACAAGCTGAACATCCCCGTGTGCTTTAGTGGTGATGCAATTGCAGTTCCTTTTCATGCTGCTTAGAAAAAGCAGCGATTCATTCAAGGTCTTGTTGCACTTAACCTTGTTCCCTGGACTTGCGTCTCGAGCAGTTTGGAAGCTGCTGTTCTTGCTCTGAGATGAGAAGATAGCTTTGTTGTTTAAACAAGGTAGGAGATGAGCTGAAAGGGCCCATGTGACATGGAACAAGCTGTTCCATCACTGTTTCTCCTGTACCTAGGACAGCCATGTCAGTGATGTAACAGTGCTTCAGAATACTTAAATTGAAAACATTTGATAATATGTAGATATTTTTAGGATCACTTTAAAGAAAAGCCTCTTACATTAGAGAAGCCTTGCAGATGTTGTTGCTATTGTCCttgaaaggatttatttttaaatagggTTTGCAAAACTTTTTCCAGAAGTGTTTTTAATTCGGTAGCCTGTATCCTGGCATCTCCAGTCTTTATTACAATCCTGATCAAAGTACGAGTCATAGGAGCAATGTATGCTCATAAAAATCATGAAGGGAGTCCAACAAACTCGTCAAGGCTTAAAAAGCTGTAGCAGTAATAACCCAGCTGTGAAAGTAAACAAGATGGAGATGTGAAGAGCGTAGAAAGAGTAGCCAGTAGTGTCCTTTCAGACACCCCAGTATATGCAAAGCACTCTTCAACTTACCTTTGGTACTAAAACTGAGTGGTGAATTGGCCACTTCCAGAAACAACTTCTGGAGGGTTTCCTCTTAGTGCTGTCAATAATTCCTTTATCTGGATGCTGTGAACACCTAATTCTGGAGTACCTGTGACTGTACTTGTGAGGAACGATGGTATTGAAGCGTAACTGTGCTTTATCTCTTGCAAAGAGGACACCATTTTAAGCACACTTGCACTTACCTGGTTGTAAGTAATGGGTTCCTGCTTGGAAGCCCTGAGCTTGCGCAGCAGTTCCTTGTCTTTGCGAAGGTCTGTCTTGCAGCCGATCAGCACGAGCGGGACACCGCGGCAGAAGTGATTCACTTCAGGGTACCACTGATGGTAGAAAGACAAAAACTTTACATCTGTCTTCTTTCTTGCTTCAAATGAAAATCATAAAGCCAAGGGACATTTATTGTATGTTGTAATGTCAGCGTTttggaagctgttcagctagTGGTAGGGGCCCAACACATGCTATTTACATTATACAAACATGTAAAAGTCCTACCCAAAGTCAGTTGCTTTATAAAATATAGGTGGCATCTGTCACTATACCAAAGTGCTTATTTAACATCTGCTTAAGTTCAGAAGAGCTCCTATTAGTCATATTTAAGAGTGGAATTTGGGCCAagtcttgctttgttttgctggtGTCATGTACAGGGGCACTAACTTCTACTTTGGGACATTACAGAAATCCTAGTACAGACAAGGGGTTGCTTATATCCCTGCCCTGTATCTAAGCATGCATGGGATGGAACCTAAACTGCTTGTGTGCAATGCTGGTTGTGTGGCATCAATACAGACAGAACAGATAAAGCTGTGATCTCACCACTGGTGTTTGATCTTGTTGGTGTACTGCAGAATCGCAGTTCTGAGCTCCTGGGAGCTGTGGAGAGGTGAGCTGCAGGTGTGAGCTCTGTGACCTGCAGCTCAGTGTGTGGTGAGTGCATCCACACGCCCAGGGTCCAGGACACTAAAAGCACTGGCTGTTTTAATCTGGCATCTTCTCCCGTATCAGGCCTATGCAATTCATTTCAAAGGCTGAAGCAATTACAAAAGCCTCTTACCTTGGCTGCCACGTTATCATAGCTAGTGGGGTTCATGACATCGTAGCAAATCAACACGACGTTGGTGTTCTGGTAGGAAAGGGGTCGTAGCCGATCGTAGTCCTCCTGCCCTGGAACACAGAGAATGTTTTGGATAGAAAAAATCTCTGTCCTTAACGAGCCATAGGATGGGAACAGGTAAAGATACACACTTGAGATCAAGAACAATGGGACTGTAATTGCAGAGACTGCAGGTTTTCCATTCTTGCAAAACGCCTTCCCTCAGCACGGGGTTGGACTAgctgatctccagaggtcccttccaaccctatcGATTCTGTGACATGCAGGCGATTCCTCTTCACTGACAAAAGTGGTGCTTTAGGAAATAACGCGTGTCCTTGGCAAGTTAGAATAAAAAGCCTGCTAAGTACTTCAAAGCAGGTCCGACCGCTGAGTGCCAAGTGGCTGCTCACAAGCAGGATCAGTAAGAGGAATTTGACAGTTATCGATTAAAACATTTGCAATTTGGCAGTGGCTTTGTCCTCCCTAATATATCATTTGCACACGTGATGCTGGGAGGAGAAGAAACACCGTGTTTGCTAGACACAAATGCTGAAGTAAAACCCTCAGTGGCAAACTTGCTTTTCCCAGCCCAGTGCACTGGGCGGAAGCAGCACTCGGCATGCTCTGCCttaagcagcactgctgctcaaCATGCTGCAACAGGAGCCAGGCTTAACTGGTCTGTGAAGCTAGGACTACACAGCAGATCTTAGGGATGCTCTGAAttctggaaaaggagaggatTTGTCTGATTAGGGCTATTCTAGCACATGATCCATTGAGGAAGCTAATATGCTTCAGACTCGTACTCCTCCCCTTGCTGTACAGATGACTTAGCAGTAATCACCACACTGAGATCTGAAGGTATTTTGCTCTGAGagattaagaaagaaataattgcCAGATAAAGTTGCCAGctcaggaaaaaacccacagtctTTTACATTTGGATTTTCTTCAGAGACTTCGGGAAGACGCCGTGACTTAAGCAGTCTGTAGATCCATTTGCCATCTGAATGCTGCCCTTGCAATCAGGTACGTCTCTGTGATGCACCAGATTTCCAAAACAAGAACTGGGAATGCTATTCCCTCCCTCAGTCACCACAGCGAACACGCAGCCTAGAAGCTGCCCTACAGGGAAGTTACACATCTCAAATCTTTGTACTGGTATTTCAAATGAAGGGATGCTGAAAATGTCAGTGTGCCCCCAACTTTATATCCTGCCCTTGGCACCTCAGTCCCCAGTCACATACCCACACTTTTGCTAACGTGCTTGTGTCCACCTGCAAACTGAAGGATTGCAGATATCAGAAAGCCAGTAATTCTACAATACTTTGATCCCCTCCTTCATTTAAATGATGGATTGAGGTACAGGTTATTACAAGGCAATCCCTACTGACCAAGCCATTACTCAGTTTGCCTGAGGTGTTTGTAAAACAGGAATCTTAGGTTTGGACTACTCCATATTTGAGCTTCTGCAAGAGCAACGTGTTCTGCGGGCAAGGTGCAGAACA
Encoded here:
- the RHOF gene encoding rho-related GTP-binding protein RhoF, yielding MEAANGALPAGAAGASRGGAAAPSGRKELKVVIVGDGGCGKTSLLMVYAKGAFPEQYAPSVFEKYSTSVTVGKKEVTLNLYDTAGQEDYDRLRPLSYQNTNVVLICYDVMNPTSYDNVAAKWYPEVNHFCRGVPLVLIGCKTDLRKDKELLRKLRASKQEPITYNQGEAACQQIHAEIYLECSAKCRENIENVFKEATIIALNALKKGKRQKNQRVCSVL